The Rhopalosiphum maidis isolate BTI-1 chromosome 1, ASM367621v3, whole genome shotgun sequence genome has a segment encoding these proteins:
- the LOC113559301 gene encoding uncharacterized protein LOC113559301 translates to MVTGGKGILPPLKVGDNVLVSNPSVDRGQGDTANLLAVIIEEKDGKFRIGTKEGILSTWLERNSLASTKYCSLTTGDIQQNEYSLREFVRLRSVGTGQSYQRCTCRTNCTSKTCTCKKNMMTCNSACHPGHNTCENV, encoded by the coding sequence ATGGTAACCGGAGGCAAAGGCATCCTCCCTCCTTTAAAAGTTGGTGACAATGTGCTGGTGTCAAACCCGTCGGTGGATCGAGGGCAAGGAGATACAGCCAACCTTCTTGCAGTGATTATAGAAGAAAAAGATGGCAAATTTCGTATCGGGACTAAAGAAGGGATTTTAAGCACATGGCTGGAGCGGAACAGTTTGGCATCAACAAAGTACTGTTCCCTAACGACTGGAGACATTCAACAAAATGAATATTCATTACGAGAATTTGTTAGATTGAGGTCAGTTGGGACCGGACAAAGTTATCAACGTTGTACTTGTCGTACGAATTGCACATCTAAAACGTgcacatgtaaaaaaaatatgatgacgTGTAATTCAGCGTGCCACCCAGGCCATAATACTtgtgaaaatgtttaa
- the LOC113557483 gene encoding chitooligosaccharidolytic beta-N-acetylglucosaminidase-like isoform X1 codes for MVIHHFVLFVLKRRKTMAGCALMAGVMLLYLLTVVVHQNAASGDDGTVEQTSYFVKSYECINNTCVFSKILSMEKENSRLDGSIDVCRLTCGHYGSLWPKPTVQTSIGKSIVEFGLDNVKFDTSKMADQLSKEYMSEASQVFILSLKKLCVPNCVSYANTPIISISTSNPFEYIKLTTNESYRLKINTEGDSILINIEANTVYGARNGLETVRQLVATYGSIVSGKKLVMASDVQITDRPIYAYRGFMLDTARHYFPISTIKRHIDAMAHSKLNVFHWHATDSHSFPLDLPSAPLMSKYGAYSPDEMYSFKEIKDLLRYALVRGVRIIIEIDSPAHAGNGWQWGKASGYGDLAVCVDKGPWRKYCVQPPCGQLNPINTNTYKWLGKIYKDLINVLPKGEAFHMGGDEVALNCWNTTTEITDWMKNNNRSLDEEGYLNLWSQFHANSLSEYDKEAGDDKSDIIVWSSGLTEPKVIEKYLDKKRYTVETWEGSNTPVELVKLGYKVIVALKDVYYLDHGFWLSTNYHTWKQIYNNKMPKVDNPNLLLGAETCMWSEYVDDNAVDSKVWPRAAALAERLWSNPTTNAPSAEYRFLQHRERLVSLGLKADTVTPEWCYLHDGMCILEY; via the exons ATGGTGATTCATCACTTCgttttatttgtgttaaaGAGACGTAAAACGATGGCGGGATGCGCGCTGATGGCCGGTGTGATGCTGCTGTACCTGCTGACCGTGGTCGTGCACCAGAACGCTGCCAGTGGCGACGACGGCACCGTCGAACAGACTTCATACTTCGT taaatCATACGAATGCATCAACAATACGTGCGTCTTCAGCAAAATTCTATCGATGGAAAAAGAAAACAGTAGACTTGATGGGTCTATAGACGTTTGTCGTTTAACCTGTGGACACTATGGATCACTTTGGCCAAAGCCAACAGTCCAGACAAGTATagg aaaatctaTAGTCGAATTTGGTCTcgataatgttaaatttgatacaTCGAAGATGGCTGACCAATTAAGCAAAGAATACATGTCTGAAGCGTCtcaagtttttatattgtccttaaaaaaattatgtgtcCCAAATTGTGTTTCCTATGCAAATACTccaattatatctatatctacAAGTAATCCATTTGAATATATCAAATTGACAACCAACGAAAGTTAtagattgaaaataaataccgAGG GAGAcagtatacttattaatatcgaAGCAAATACTGTTTATGGAGCGAGAAATGGATTGGAAACTGTAAGACAACTTGTTGCTACATACGGTTCTATTGTGTCTGGAAAAAAATTGGTGATGGCTAGCGATGTTCAAATAACTGATCGACCTATATACGCATACCGTGGTTTTATGCTCGACACGGCAAGACATTATTTCCCAATATCAACTATTAAGCGACATATCGATGCGATGGCTCATTCCAAACTAAATGTATTCCATTGGCACGCCACCGATTCTCATAGTTTTCCGTTGGATTTACCTAGTGCGCCATTAATGTCTAA ataTGGAGCTTACAGCCCCGATGAAATGTATTCATTCAAGGAAATTAAGGATCTTCTCAGATATGCATTAGTCAGAGGAGTCAGAATTATTATTGAGATCGATTCTCCAGCACATGCGGGTAATGGTTGGCAATGGGGTAAAGCCTCGGGTTATGGTGACCTAGCTGTTTGTGTGGACAAAGGTCCTTGGAGAAAATACTGTGTACAACCACCATGTGGACAGCTCAATCCAATCAATACTAACACATATAAATGGTTGggaaaaatttataaagacTTGATCAATGTACTACCAAAAGGAGAAGCGTTCCACATGGGTGGCGATGAG GTTGCTCTAAATTGCTGGAATACTACTACTGAAATCACTGATTGGATGAAAAACAACAACCGTAGCTTGGATGAAGAAGGTTATTTAAACTTGTGGTCTCAATTCCATGCTAATTCGTTAAGTGAATACGATAAAGAAGCTGGAGATGATAAATCCGACATCATCGTTTGGTCTAGTGGTTTGACTGAACCTAAAGTTATAGAGAAGTATTTGGACAAAAAAAGGTATACTGTTGAAACTTGGGAAGGATCAAATACTCCAGTTGAACTTGTTAAATTAGGCTATAAGGTTATAGTCGCCTTAAAGGACGTTTACTATCTGGATCATGGTTTTTGGTTATCAACTAATTATCATACTTGGAAACAGATTTACAACAACAAGATGCCAAAAGTTGATAATCCAAATCTTTTATTAGGCGCAGAa ACATGTATGTGGTCTGAGTATGTCGATGATAATGCTGTTGATTCCAAAGTATGGCCACGAGCTGCAGCTTTAGCTGAGCGACTGTGGTCAAACCCAACAACTAATGCTCCTTCTGCTGAATACAG
- the LOC113557483 gene encoding chitooligosaccharidolytic beta-N-acetylglucosaminidase-like isoform X2 — translation MAGCALMAGVMLLYLLTVVVHQNAASGDDGTVEQTSYFVKSYECINNTCVFSKILSMEKENSRLDGSIDVCRLTCGHYGSLWPKPTVQTSIGKSIVEFGLDNVKFDTSKMADQLSKEYMSEASQVFILSLKKLCVPNCVSYANTPIISISTSNPFEYIKLTTNESYRLKINTEGDSILINIEANTVYGARNGLETVRQLVATYGSIVSGKKLVMASDVQITDRPIYAYRGFMLDTARHYFPISTIKRHIDAMAHSKLNVFHWHATDSHSFPLDLPSAPLMSKYGAYSPDEMYSFKEIKDLLRYALVRGVRIIIEIDSPAHAGNGWQWGKASGYGDLAVCVDKGPWRKYCVQPPCGQLNPINTNTYKWLGKIYKDLINVLPKGEAFHMGGDEVALNCWNTTTEITDWMKNNNRSLDEEGYLNLWSQFHANSLSEYDKEAGDDKSDIIVWSSGLTEPKVIEKYLDKKRYTVETWEGSNTPVELVKLGYKVIVALKDVYYLDHGFWLSTNYHTWKQIYNNKMPKVDNPNLLLGAETCMWSEYVDDNAVDSKVWPRAAALAERLWSNPTTNAPSAEYRFLQHRERLVSLGLKADTVTPEWCYLHDGMCILEY, via the exons ATGGCGGGATGCGCGCTGATGGCCGGTGTGATGCTGCTGTACCTGCTGACCGTGGTCGTGCACCAGAACGCTGCCAGTGGCGACGACGGCACCGTCGAACAGACTTCATACTTCGT taaatCATACGAATGCATCAACAATACGTGCGTCTTCAGCAAAATTCTATCGATGGAAAAAGAAAACAGTAGACTTGATGGGTCTATAGACGTTTGTCGTTTAACCTGTGGACACTATGGATCACTTTGGCCAAAGCCAACAGTCCAGACAAGTATagg aaaatctaTAGTCGAATTTGGTCTcgataatgttaaatttgatacaTCGAAGATGGCTGACCAATTAAGCAAAGAATACATGTCTGAAGCGTCtcaagtttttatattgtccttaaaaaaattatgtgtcCCAAATTGTGTTTCCTATGCAAATACTccaattatatctatatctacAAGTAATCCATTTGAATATATCAAATTGACAACCAACGAAAGTTAtagattgaaaataaataccgAGG GAGAcagtatacttattaatatcgaAGCAAATACTGTTTATGGAGCGAGAAATGGATTGGAAACTGTAAGACAACTTGTTGCTACATACGGTTCTATTGTGTCTGGAAAAAAATTGGTGATGGCTAGCGATGTTCAAATAACTGATCGACCTATATACGCATACCGTGGTTTTATGCTCGACACGGCAAGACATTATTTCCCAATATCAACTATTAAGCGACATATCGATGCGATGGCTCATTCCAAACTAAATGTATTCCATTGGCACGCCACCGATTCTCATAGTTTTCCGTTGGATTTACCTAGTGCGCCATTAATGTCTAA ataTGGAGCTTACAGCCCCGATGAAATGTATTCATTCAAGGAAATTAAGGATCTTCTCAGATATGCATTAGTCAGAGGAGTCAGAATTATTATTGAGATCGATTCTCCAGCACATGCGGGTAATGGTTGGCAATGGGGTAAAGCCTCGGGTTATGGTGACCTAGCTGTTTGTGTGGACAAAGGTCCTTGGAGAAAATACTGTGTACAACCACCATGTGGACAGCTCAATCCAATCAATACTAACACATATAAATGGTTGggaaaaatttataaagacTTGATCAATGTACTACCAAAAGGAGAAGCGTTCCACATGGGTGGCGATGAG GTTGCTCTAAATTGCTGGAATACTACTACTGAAATCACTGATTGGATGAAAAACAACAACCGTAGCTTGGATGAAGAAGGTTATTTAAACTTGTGGTCTCAATTCCATGCTAATTCGTTAAGTGAATACGATAAAGAAGCTGGAGATGATAAATCCGACATCATCGTTTGGTCTAGTGGTTTGACTGAACCTAAAGTTATAGAGAAGTATTTGGACAAAAAAAGGTATACTGTTGAAACTTGGGAAGGATCAAATACTCCAGTTGAACTTGTTAAATTAGGCTATAAGGTTATAGTCGCCTTAAAGGACGTTTACTATCTGGATCATGGTTTTTGGTTATCAACTAATTATCATACTTGGAAACAGATTTACAACAACAAGATGCCAAAAGTTGATAATCCAAATCTTTTATTAGGCGCAGAa ACATGTATGTGGTCTGAGTATGTCGATGATAATGCTGTTGATTCCAAAGTATGGCCACGAGCTGCAGCTTTAGCTGAGCGACTGTGGTCAAACCCAACAACTAATGCTCCTTCTGCTGAATACAG